The Mesorhizobium loti genome includes a region encoding these proteins:
- a CDS encoding IS66 family transposase gives MVLPGLALPDDVDALKAMILSMAREQAASEARIAVADARIAASEAEVARLKAVEKSASERIANLTSILKVLQRTQHGTRSERLRLAIDDEQASFAFEEVETGLSEIRSELDRAVGNKPKRAPRPRKGFAAHLERIEEVVEPEIPADCEGLEKVLIGEDRSERLDVVPPKFQVIVTRRPKYAFRGRDGVVQALAPAHIIESGLPTERLLAYIAVSKYADGLPLYRQEAIYLRDGVEISRSLMAQWMGHLGFELQMLADYILERIKEGERVFADETTLPTLAPGSGKTTKAWLWAYARDDRPYGGTSPPMVAYRFEDSRGADCVARHLAGFSGILQVDGYSAYTNLVKARAKAGSNETIRLAGCWAHLRRKFYDLHISGVSQAATDSIIAMTELWKVEDEVRGKDAGSRAALRQEKSVAIVASLFDLWEAELGKVSGKSKTAEAIRYALTRREALERFLMDGRIEIDSNIVERAIRPQTITRKNSLFAGSHGGGRTWATVATLLQTCKMNSVDPLDWLSQTLTRIAQGWPASEIEMLMPWNFRPDVIG, from the coding sequence ATGGTTCTACCGGGTCTTGCCCTTCCCGACGACGTTGATGCGCTGAAGGCGATGATCCTTTCCATGGCTCGCGAGCAGGCTGCAAGCGAGGCCCGGATCGCAGTCGCCGACGCTCGGATCGCAGCATCTGAGGCGGAGGTCGCCCGGCTGAAAGCTGTCGAGAAAAGCGCCAGCGAGCGGATCGCCAATCTCACGTCAATCCTGAAAGTTTTACAGCGCACGCAACATGGCACGCGTTCCGAGCGGCTACGCCTGGCCATCGACGACGAGCAGGCCTCCTTTGCCTTCGAAGAGGTCGAGACCGGCCTTTCGGAAATCCGGAGCGAACTCGACCGCGCGGTCGGGAACAAGCCGAAGCGCGCCCCGCGTCCGCGCAAGGGCTTTGCTGCCCACCTCGAACGCATCGAGGAGGTCGTCGAGCCGGAAATCCCGGCCGACTGCGAGGGGCTTGAAAAGGTTCTGATCGGCGAGGATCGATCCGAGCGGCTGGACGTCGTGCCGCCGAAGTTCCAGGTCATCGTCACGCGCCGTCCCAAATACGCCTTCCGGGGCCGTGACGGCGTGGTCCAGGCTCTGGCGCCGGCGCACATCATCGAAAGCGGCCTGCCGACGGAGCGGCTGCTCGCCTATATCGCCGTCTCCAAATACGCCGACGGCCTCCCGCTTTATCGGCAGGAGGCGATCTATCTGCGCGACGGCGTCGAGATCAGCCGGTCGTTGATGGCGCAATGGATGGGGCATCTGGGCTTCGAGCTGCAGATGCTTGCTGATTACATACTGGAGCGCATCAAGGAGGGCGAAAGGGTCTTCGCCGACGAGACGACCTTGCCCACCCTTGCCCCTGGTTCCGGGAAAACCACGAAAGCCTGGTTGTGGGCCTACGCACGGGATGACCGACCCTATGGCGGAACCAGTCCGCCAATGGTTGCCTATCGTTTTGAAGACAGCAGAGGTGCGGATTGCGTGGCGCGCCACCTCGCCGGATTCAGCGGTATCCTGCAAGTGGATGGCTACTCGGCCTATACCAACCTGGTCAAGGCACGGGCCAAAGCCGGCAGCAATGAAACAATCCGGCTCGCCGGGTGCTGGGCTCACCTGCGGCGCAAATTCTACGACCTGCACATCAGCGGGGTCTCGCAGGCCGCGACGGATTCGATCATCGCCATGACCGAATTGTGGAAGGTCGAGGACGAGGTTCGCGGCAAGGATGCCGGAAGCCGCGCCGCGCTGCGTCAGGAAAAGTCCGTGGCCATTGTCGCGAGCCTCTTCGATCTATGGGAAGCGGAACTGGGCAAGGTCTCCGGAAAATCCAAGACCGCCGAGGCGATCCGCTACGCGCTCACCCGGCGGGAGGCGCTGGAACGCTTTCTGATGGACGGTCGCATCGAAATCGACTCCAATATCGTCGAGCGTGCAATCAGGCCCCAGACGATCACGCGAAAGAATAGTCTATTCGCCGGCAGCCACGGCGGTGGACGAACCTGGGCGACGGTAGCCACCTTGCTGCAAACCTGCAAAATGAACAGCGTCGATCCGCTCGACTGGCTCTCGCAGACCTTGACCCGCATCGCTCAAGGCTGGCCGGCATCCGAAATCGAAATGCTCATGCCTTGGAACTTTAGGCCTGACGTTATCGGCTGA